A window of Leptospira dzoumogneensis genomic DNA:
CTTCCCAATCCGGGATTTCTCCCTCTGGAGCGTGGCCATAGGCGCAGAATGCGAATGGGCTGCCGTTTTTACGGGCCGCCTCATGGTCGGAACTTCTATCCCCAATCATCAAAATTTCGTCCGGAGAATAAGAATAATCTCGGATATATTTTGCGACTATATCCGGCTTGGTCTTAATTGTCTCATTATCCAAAACTACGATCGGGTCGAAGAGGGGCAGGATGCCGGAGACTTCTAGGATGGTTTTTACGTAGGGCATTCTACCATTAGAAGCCGCCAAGATTTGGTACCCCTTATTTTTGAGGGAAGTGACAGTTTCTTTTACCTTAGGGTAGAATTCCCCTTCTCCTTGTCGGATCTTAGACACTAAAAGTTCCAGGACCGAGTCGGAGATCTGGTCTCTTTGTGATTCTTGGAGCTGGGGGACCAGGTTCAAAAAGATGGTTTTGACCGGTTTTCCGATCTCGAGCATGATCCTTTCTCTGTCTGGGACCTCGATCGGGATCTGGGAGTTGGCCGAAAATCTGCGGATCGCTTCCGCATAGGTTTCTAAGATGATTCCTTCAGAAGAAAATAGGGTTCCGTCCACATCGAAGGCAAGTGCGCGGACCCGTTTGGGATTCCAATCCATTAGCAAGACAATAGTTTTGGCCGGGGAATTCGAGGCATTCCTTTTTTCCTTCGCTTGATTTTCCCTGCGCGGGCATAAGGATGGGAAAAGAGTTCCGGATGGAGAGATTGGGGAAAAACCGGGGAGTTGCGGATCTAGAGTCACCTGCTGATTCTAGAAAGAGTTTATATTCTTCTTTTGTCTGGACAGATTATAAGGCCCAACTCCAAAAAAGGGTAAGAGCAGAAGACCTTCCTAAATATTTTCAACTCACCGAATCTGAGAAGATCGGGATCCAAGAAACCATCCGACTGAATGTAGGAACTACTCCTTATTATCTTTCTCTCTCCGATCCTAACGATCCGAATTGTCCCATCCGAAAAATGATCGTCCCAAGAAGGGAAGAGTCCTTCTTCTCTCCCGAAGAAACATTAGATCCTTTGCATGAAGAAGATCTTTCTCCTGTGAAGGGACTCACTCATATGTATCCCGATAGGGTATTACTTTTTTCGAATCATGAATGTTCCGTGTATTGCAGGCATTGTATGAGGGGAAGAAAGGTTTCAGATTCTTCCGAAAGAATGGAAACCGCGGATCTGGAATTATGTTTTGATTATATTCGAAATCATCCTGAAATTTCAGATGTTGTGATCTCGGGCGGGGATCCTTTGAATCTTTCCGATCCCAAAATAGATTGGATCTTGGAAAATTTGGAAAAAATCCCTCATGTAAAAATTTGCAGGCTGGGGACAAGAAACCCTGTCACTCTTCCTATGAGAATTACTTCCGATCTATGTAAGATCATTGAATCCCATAACACCGATCGTTTATCTATTTTTTGTAATACTCAATTCAATCATGAAAAAGAATGCACTTCCGAAGCAAAAGAGGCCATTCTCAAACTTCTAAAAGCCGGGGTAAGCGTTGGGAACCAATGTGTGATCCTAAAAGGGATTAACGATGATGGGGAAACAATGCTTAGGCTACATCGAAAACTTTTAGAACTTAGGATACGTGCTTATTATATGTATGATCCTGAACTGATCCCCGGCTCGCGCGGTTTCAGGACTCCTCTCGCAAAAGGTATTCAAATAATTGAATATATGCGGGGAAAAGTTGCAGGCATGGGAATTCCACAATTTGTGAATGATCTTCCAGGTGGTGGGGGAAAGGTAAGCCTTGGACCGAATTGGTATCTTGGATTTCATAAACCTTCTCGTAATCATGTGTTCCGATCTGCGGTAAGAGGGACATATCACCTGAGCCCCGAGCCAATCAATAGTGAATATGAGGAATTTTATCCGGAGATCAGTAAGGAAACCTGGTCGAAGATACTACAGAATTCCTATTCCGCATTCAAAGGCCTTGGTCCTTTGGGAGAATCCGGAAAATGAATTCAGATTCTCCATCTGTTTTAATCGTAGCAGACATCCAAAACCCGGACTTGGATCCAAAGGACACACAAGAATGGGAGGATCAAAATTCAGTTCTGGAAATCAAACGAACCCTGGAGGAATTAGAGGAGAAGGTAGATATTATAGAATTTCCGTCGAAGCTACTACAAAAACTCTCTGATTATTCTTCCTTAGAGCCGCAAGATCGACCTGTTCTATTCCATTTGGTAGAAGGTTTTCGCTCCCGTAATAGGGAAGCGCTTCTACCTGCGATCGCAGAATATGCGGGATTTCCTCATACTGGATCGGATGCTTATGCTCAGAATTTGAGTTTGGATAAACATCTTTCTAAATTGTTTTGTGTTTCTGCAGGTGTTCCTACCAGTCCTTGGAGTCTCGTGGAGAAGGATTCTGTCGAAGTGACTACAAATGTGGATTCTACATTCAGCGACGCATGGGATGGTGTGAGGAATTTGGATCCCATATTCCGCGGTTCCCGACTTCCTACAGAATCAGAATTCCCAGTATTCTTCAAACCCAGATCCGAAGGTTCCAGCCTAGGAGTGGGGGAAGAAAATCTGATCTCGAATCAGGCTGACTTAGATCAATTTATCCGATCCAAATTTCCATTATACTCTTCCTGGATCTGCGAATCTTATTTGCCGGGAGAAGAATGGACATTGGCGGTTATAGGTTCCCCTACATACGGATACAAGGCAAGCCAGGTAGCAAGGATCGGTTTGGAAAATTCTCCCGAAAAAATCTATGGCGAAATTACCAAAACCAAACTGAGTATGCCCGAAAAATTACATTTCGATTTGGATCAAGAGAGATTTGAATATATTCAAAAGTATTCATTAAAATTATGTAAAATACTCAAAACCTCCGGAGCGGTCCGATTGGACTGGAAAGCCGACGCACAAGGAAAACCAATGTTCTTGGAGTGGAATACTACTCCAGGATTATCTTCTTATTATAGCAGTTTTCCGATCTGTTATTCACAAAGTTTCGGGACCTATTCGGATTTGATGAAAGAATTATTGGAAATCGCAAGAGTGGAATTTTTAACGGAAAGATTTACTTATTCCAAACTGAAAAAAGAAAAACAAACGAGCGGGATCGAAGGATGAAAACGTTTCGAGAAGAATTAATAGACCAGGTCAAATATCATCCTGTATTGACCGCAAATTTATGGTTGGAAGAAAAAGAAGAGAAGATGGAAAAATCGGACCTTCTTCTTTGGTTGAAGCAGGAATATTTCGTATCCGTTGAATTTGTGAACTGGTTCTTGAATACTGCGGCCCTTACCAATTTTGTGCCTTCTAAAATAGTACTCGTCCAAAATATCTGGGAAGAATTGGGAGAAGGGAAAGAAGAAGATTCACATGTTTCTATCCTTGGAAAGTTTCTCTCCGAGATGGGGGAGGTCGTGACCGGGGAAGATATGCTTCCTGAAACCGGAGCCTATCTGGATTTAATGAAAAGAATTACTACTACCGATTTTTATTCCGCATTAGGAGCACTTGGACCCGCGAATGAGTATCTTCTAAAATTAGAATATTCCAGAATGTATAAGTCTTATTCCGATCTGAAGTCCAGGATCACACTTCCGGAAGGAAAGTTTTTCCAAGTGAATTTGGAAGCGGATGAATCTCATTCCGAAAAAATGTTTAGATTGATAGAAGATGTTGCGACTGATCCTGGAAAAATGCAAAAAGTAAGAGAAGGATCTAAACTTGCTTTGGATGCAAGATTAGTATTTTATGAAGGTCTAAAGAAGATCGTATCTCCGATCTCTCTTTAAACCTTAGAGCGGATCGATTTTAAAAAGCTCATAAAGATCATTCCTAATAGAGGAACTAAGGGCAAATAGAGAAGTGGAGAAGCCCATCTCCAGCCCTTTAAAGAATGAGAAAGTTTTCGGACTGCAAAAAAACCGGGATATCTCATATTTCCAGAGATAAGCTGTACATTCCCCGCGACCAATTTAGGTTCTAAACCGGGATGTAATTCTTTTAGATCATGGGAAGATAGATCTCTAAAACTTACAAATTTTATATTTTTATCTAAGGAAAGTTTTGAAAGTTTAGAAGCGAGGCCTGAACAAAAGCCACAGTCCCCATCGTACAAAAAAACATTCTGTTCCATCAGGAATCGTTCCGTTGTTTAGATTCCAAATCTTCAGGAAGGTTTCTCAAAAAATCGCAGACGGAAGGAATTTCTTTCTCTTGTAATCCGATCCAAAAATAGATCCAGATCCCTTCTTTTTGAAGACCGCTGCATTCTTTCGCATACCATTTGGAGATAGTATTTTCCGCTCTGGCTCTCCAGAAAAGAACAGGGGCTTTTTTTAACATCTCGTCCCAGATATCTCTTCCTACACCTTCCCCTCTCGCGATCTCGTTCACCGCAAATTTAGAAAGAAATGTGCCCCAAGGAGTGTTTTGTAGAAGTGCACATCCTTTGTATTCGGATTCTAATACGATCCCGGAAAATTCCTTATTCCAAAAACCTTGTTTTAATCCTCTTCCGAAAGAATCTTCTATCAATCCGTTCAGTCTGGTCGGATCTATATTTTGGAAATCAGTATGGAATTCTATTTTATTCTTTTTTCTTAATAGAGTTCCGCTACCTTTGATCGTGAATAATTCTTTTAATAGACCTGGAGCGGAAGTGATCGCGATCTGAAGATTCGGATCTCCGGTATATTCAAAAATTCTTTTGCATTCTTTGAATAGGACCTCGTCTTCCTTTTGGAGAGTTTCAGTAGATTCGAAATCCAAAATGGAGATCTTTTTATCTTCGGAATTATGAAGCCCACTTCTTGCAGTAAGGAGAATTAACTTTTTAGTCCTAAGTTCTTTACATAAATTAGAAAGATACGGATAAATTTCGGATCCACCTTGGTCTGTTACAAACACAGGTATCTTCTTCTCCTTTAAAGAAGAAAGAACTGACTCAAATGCTTGGCTCGGATTTCTAAACCATTTTGCGGGAAGGTTTCTGGAACCCGGGAGTTCTTGTCCTTCTTCCAATGAGTCCTTGATGGACTCTAAACTGATCTTGGAAGAAGGGGATCGGTAGAATAGATTTGCGTAAGAGACCCCGTCTTTTTCCAGAACGACTACAGGGAATAGTTGGAGTTTTTGTAATAATTTTAAATTGTATAAGAATGCTTCCGCGGACTCTGTCAAGGTCTCGGAACTTGCGTGGATGACCGCGAATTTTTCAGGCTCCAAGGACCGGAATAGTTTCAGGAACTGAAAACTGTCCTTGGAGTTTTCCGTGACTTCTAAAAGTTTGAGTAGGATCTCCTGGTGATTCATCTCTCCCGGGAGTCTGGTTTAGTCGATCCGATAGGCAACTAATTTTCCTTTTAACTTAGCTATGGTGACTGATTGTTCTTTGTCAGACTTCAGTTTTAAGAAGCCCAAAAGGGAAGGATCTCCTGCCACCAATGCCACATAGGATCCGGAGAAATTCTTTTTCAAAGTTTCTCCCCAGGTCGAATAGAGTTCAGAAACGGATTCCTTATCTCCCAATCGAACTCCGTAAGGAGGATTGGTCACAATTTTCCCTTCTTTGAATCCAAGGTCGGAATCCAATTCTTCTGCGGAAGCGACTTTCCAGCGGATCAGGTCTGCCACTCCTGCTTCTTTTGCATTTTTCTTTGCAAGTTCTATCGCATCTTCAGAAATATCCGAGCCGAAGAGTAGGATCTCCTTAGAGTCCCATTCTTCTTTTGCTTTGCAAGGCCCGAAAAGTCGAGTGAAGATAGAAGATCTGGATAAACTTTTGTAATTCACCCAGCCTCCGTTTCTCATTCTGAGTGCAGCCTCTATCAATAAAGTTCCGGAACCGCAGAATGGATCGTACAATGCTTCTCCAGGTTTCCAACCGGAAAAACGAAGTAATGCTTGTGCCAAAGTTTCTCTGAGAGGAGCTTCTCCACCTTCTCTTCCATGACCCCTTCTTTGTAAAGGTTGGGCATGCAACGCCACAAATAATTTTACCTGGTTCATTCTGGAACGAAGATAGAATAATACCTCCGGTTCTTCACGATCCGCTTCGGGTAGTTCCAGGCCTTGTGCTCTGAATCTGTCGAATATCGCGTCTTTTAAACGATAAGTCGCGTAACGTGAATCTTGCAGGTTATCCTTTGTTGCAGCATCTATTCTGAACTTTGTTTTAGGAGAAAGTAATTTTTCGAAAGGGAACATTGCCGCGACTTCATATAGATCGTCTGGTCCTTGTATGTCCTGCCAAGAAGACAATTCAAAACTGATCCCGGAAGAAATTCCGGAACTCAAACAAAAGTCTCTGACTTTTTTAGAAGGTCCCTTGAAAAAGACTCCTCCTCTGTTGTCGGAGAGGATTTCTAAACCTGCTTCCTTCACTTCTTCTTTTAATAAGAATGCAAGACCATCTCCGCATGACGCGTGATAGGTGAGTGCTTCCGGTCTATCGAATTCCGAAAGAGAAAGTTTTGCGGATTGCCAACCTGCACGGATCCCTTCTCTAAAATTATCTTCTTCATAAGAACGAGTGGGACGTTCGGAACGAAATCCTTCTTTTCCGCGAGGAGAGAATGGACGTCTTTCGCCTCGTTCGGAATCACGAGAAAATGGTTTTCTTTCTCCACGATCTGAATTACGTGAGAATGGTTTGCGGTCGCCACGGTCAGAATTTTCTCCGTAGGAGCTCCTACCTTCTCTTCTTGTATTTCCGGAAAAGGGTTTTCTTTCACCTCGTTCCGAGTCACGAGAGTATGGCTTTCTATCTCCTCGTTCTGAGTCTCGAGAGAAAGGTTTTCTTTCTCCACGATCTGAATTACGTGAGAATGGTTTACGATCGCCACGGTCAGAATTTTCTCCGTAGGAGCTCCTACCTTCTCTTCTTGTATTTCCGGAAAAAGGTTTTCTTTCACCACGGTCTGAGTCTCGAGAGTATGATTTTCTCTCTCCTCTGTCTGAATCACGAGAGTATGGCTTTCTTTCTCCGCGTTCGGAATCTCGAGAGAAAGGTTTTCTTTCTCCACGATCTGAATTGCGTGAGAATGGTTTGCGGTCGCCTCGATCCGAATCTTTATCTCGATACGGTTTTCTGTCATCGTCAGAAAATTTACGATTTCCGGAGCGGCCCGGTGGTTTGCGATCATTTCCGGAACGAAACGGTTTAGCACCGCCTCTTTCTTTTTTGAAGTCGGAAGTTTCTTTATCTTCTCTTCTTTTATAAGGCCTTTCAGATCCTTCTTCTTTTCTTGCTCTGAATGGTTTATCTTTTGGTTTGTCGGAAGAATATCCTGACTTAGAATTTCCGTCTTTGGAACGATAAGGTCTTTCTGAATCGCCTCTTTCTTTAGAGCGATATGGTTTACGATCTGAATCTCTATCGAAGTCCGAACTTTTGGAGCGAGTCGGTCTTGAAAAAGAAGAACCTGATTTATTAGCAGGCCCCTTCTTGCCATAACCGGAAGAAGGGGATTTTTTAGGGGATGGTTTTTTGGAATTCAATGCTTAGGCGATTTGTTGGGCCAAATAATTTTGGACCCCAATGGTTTTGATGATCTCTAGCTGGGCCTCGAGCCAGTCGATATGCTCCTCCTCGGAGACGAGGATCTTCTCGAGCAATTCACGTGTGCCGTTGTCTTTATTCTTGGTGGAAATTTCTATCCCACGATTCAAACGTTCTACGGCATTATACTCTACGTCTAAATCGTTCTTTAGAATACTTTCAATATCCTTGCCTACATTGATCTTCATGTATCTTTGCAGATCAGGAATTCCGTCCAGGAAGAGTATACGTTCGATCACTTGGTCTGCGTGATTCATCTCTTCGATGGATTCCTTCTTCATGTAAGAAGCAAGCTTGTCATAACCCCAGTTCTTGTTCAACTTTGCGTGGATGAAATACTGGTTGATGGCTGTGAGTTCGGCGGAGAGCACTTCCGCTAAGATTTCGAGGACTTCTTGGTTTCCTTTCACGTCGTTTCTCCTACCTCAGATCACTATAAACGAGAGTGCCTATTTTGAAAAGCGAGATTCGAAAAAAGGCAGCGCCGTCTCTTAAGTTTTTGACTTTGCTCGAAATCAGGAGCAGTAAAATTTGTAGGAATATGACCTCGGCCTATGTGCTCGACTCTCATTTAAGTAAATTTGGCAAGACTGATTCCGACTATCAATCGCTATCCTATGATACTGCGAATCATTTACTTAAGAAGAATCCAGGTTTTGTTCCTGAATTTCTAATATTTGCATGTATGGCCCCGGAACGTTATACTGGGGAAATTTTTTTACCGGCTAAGATCAAAGAAGATCTGGGACTTTCTTCTTTATTTGCGATCCGTTCTGAGACTGCATCTTCCAGTGGGGCTTCTGCTTTACATCTGGCCCGTTATCTTCTTCTATCGGGAAAATTTAAAAGGGGGATCGTGATCGGAACAGAGGTCATGAGTAGACTTCCTAGAGAAGAGAACAATCTACTTTTAGGTTCGGTACTTTCTTCCCGGCAAAGAAACCTGGCAATGTCCATGGCCCAGGGGGGGGCGCTGACAGCTACCAGGTATTTAAAGGATTTTGGATATACTAGAAAGGAACTTTTTAGGTTATCCAAGAAACTTCATGATAACGGCCTTGAGAATAAGATCGCACATATTCGAAAAAACTTAAGCGAAGAGGAATACTTCTCCTCTCCTATATTCTCCAGTCCATTATGTTTATATGATATTTCTCCTTTGTCAGACGGTTCCTGCGCATTATTATTAGAAACGGATCCGGCAAGATTGAAGAAGGACCGCAAAAAAATTGAGATCACCGGCACGGGACACGGTTTAGGGAATGTGAATGGAGTTCCAGGAGGGCTTAGTTTTACTGCATCCAAATCCGCGTTTAATCAGGCTTATGCGGAAGCAGGTAAAAAACCTTCTGATATTCAAGTTGCGGAACTTCACGACGCATTTACTATTTTTGAGATCATTGCCGCGGAAGATGCAGGACTATTTCCACAAGGAAAGGCACTTGCAAATGTGGCAGAAGGGATCACTGATAAAAGAGGAAGGCTTCCGATCAATCCATCCGGAGGATTGAAAACAAGAGGTCACCCGGTGGGAGTTTCGGGGCTTGCACAGATCGCTGAACTTTGTATATTTATGAACGAGAATGATACGGATACTGCACTCGGTTTATCCATAGGAGGATTGGGAGTGAATAATTTTGCCACCATCCTCGAGGCCAAAAAATAAATGCCTGAAAATATTTTAGTCATCCAAACTGCATTCTTAGGAGATCTGATCTTAACTACTCCACTTTTTAGGGAGATCAAGAGAAGGTTTCCTGATTCTAAAATGACGGTGATCGTGAATAAAGGAACCGAATCCGTTCTGGAAGCAAATCCTTGGATAGATCTTATCATTCCTTTGGATAAGAAACAGATCAAGTCTTCTGTCTTTGGATTTTGGAATTTCTGTAAAGAATTAAGAAAACATAATTTTACACTTTGTATTTCTCCCCATTTTTCATTTCGTTCTTCCATTATTTCTTTTTTAAGCGGGGCTAAAAGAAGGATCGGATATAAGACTGCTGGATTTTCTTTTTTATTAAATGATAGAAGGCCTCGATCATTAAGAGGACCTCATGAAGTAGACAAACTTCTTTCTTTGATCTATTCGGAAGAAGAAAGAAAAAATATTTCCAGACAACCTGAACTGTTTTGGAAGCCGGGTTCGGTTGCCGGGATCCAATCCGAAATGAAAAAGAACGGTTTGGAAAAAGGGAATTATATACTGATTTCTCCTTCTTCCGTATGGGAAACAAAACGTTTGCCAGCGGATAAATTCAAAACGGTCAGTAAACTTCTACATGAAAAAACAGGGCTGAAAA
This region includes:
- a CDS encoding glycosyltransferase family 9 protein, with the protein product MPENILVIQTAFLGDLILTTPLFREIKRRFPDSKMTVIVNKGTESVLEANPWIDLIIPLDKKQIKSSVFGFWNFCKELRKHNFTLCISPHFSFRSSIISFLSGAKRRIGYKTAGFSFLLNDRRPRSLRGPHEVDKLLSLIYSEEERKNISRQPELFWKPGSVAGIQSEMKKNGLEKGNYILISPSSVWETKRLPADKFKTVSKLLHEKTGLKIVLTGGKGDSKLCEEVGEGFGINLAGKTTLPEMSYLMSKAALLVTNDSSPIHFASAFNIPTLAAFGATIPAFGYTPLADRVFISEINGLDCRPCGIHGGRVCPKKHFRCMLEQDTDRMVEEGIRLIKG
- a CDS encoding acetylglutamate kinase: MNHQEILLKLLEVTENSKDSFQFLKLFRSLEPEKFAVIHASSETLTESAEAFLYNLKLLQKLQLFPVVVLEKDGVSYANLFYRSPSSKISLESIKDSLEEGQELPGSRNLPAKWFRNPSQAFESVLSSLKEKKIPVFVTDQGGSEIYPYLSNLCKELRTKKLILLTARSGLHNSEDKKISILDFESTETLQKEDEVLFKECKRIFEYTGDPNLQIAITSAPGLLKELFTIKGSGTLLRKKNKIEFHTDFQNIDPTRLNGLIEDSFGRGLKQGFWNKEFSGIVLESEYKGCALLQNTPWGTFLSKFAVNEIARGEGVGRDIWDEMLKKAPVLFWRARAENTISKWYAKECSGLQKEGIWIYFWIGLQEKEIPSVCDFLRNLPEDLESKQRNDS
- a CDS encoding KamA family radical SAM protein, producing the protein MERLGKNRGVADLESPADSRKSLYSSFVWTDYKAQLQKRVRAEDLPKYFQLTESEKIGIQETIRLNVGTTPYYLSLSDPNDPNCPIRKMIVPRREESFFSPEETLDPLHEEDLSPVKGLTHMYPDRVLLFSNHECSVYCRHCMRGRKVSDSSERMETADLELCFDYIRNHPEISDVVISGGDPLNLSDPKIDWILENLEKIPHVKICRLGTRNPVTLPMRITSDLCKIIESHNTDRLSIFCNTQFNHEKECTSEAKEAILKLLKAGVSVGNQCVILKGINDDGETMLRLHRKLLELRIRAYYMYDPELIPGSRGFRTPLAKGIQIIEYMRGKVAGMGIPQFVNDLPGGGGKVSLGPNWYLGFHKPSRNHVFRSAVRGTYHLSPEPINSEYEEFYPEISKETWSKILQNSYSAFKGLGPLGESGK
- the bfr gene encoding bacterioferritin; the protein is MKGNQEVLEILAEVLSAELTAINQYFIHAKLNKNWGYDKLASYMKKESIEEMNHADQVIERILFLDGIPDLQRYMKINVGKDIESILKNDLDVEYNAVERLNRGIEISTKNKDNGTRELLEKILVSEEEHIDWLEAQLEIIKTIGVQNYLAQQIA
- a CDS encoding DCC1-like thiol-disulfide oxidoreductase family protein, with protein sequence MEQNVFLYDGDCGFCSGLASKLSKLSLDKNIKFVSFRDLSSHDLKELHPGLEPKLVAGNVQLISGNMRYPGFFAVRKLSHSLKGWRWASPLLYLPLVPLLGMIFMSFLKSIRSKV
- a CDS encoding D-alanine--D-alanine ligase, with the protein product MNSDSPSVLIVADIQNPDLDPKDTQEWEDQNSVLEIKRTLEELEEKVDIIEFPSKLLQKLSDYSSLEPQDRPVLFHLVEGFRSRNREALLPAIAEYAGFPHTGSDAYAQNLSLDKHLSKLFCVSAGVPTSPWSLVEKDSVEVTTNVDSTFSDAWDGVRNLDPIFRGSRLPTESEFPVFFKPRSEGSSLGVGEENLISNQADLDQFIRSKFPLYSSWICESYLPGEEWTLAVIGSPTYGYKASQVARIGLENSPEKIYGEITKTKLSMPEKLHFDLDQERFEYIQKYSLKLCKILKTSGAVRLDWKADAQGKPMFLEWNTTPGLSSYYSSFPICYSQSFGTYSDLMKELLEIARVEFLTERFTYSKLKKEKQTSGIEG
- a CDS encoding N-6 DNA methylase, yielding MNSKKPSPKKSPSSGYGKKGPANKSGSSFSRPTRSKSSDFDRDSDRKPYRSKERGDSERPYRSKDGNSKSGYSSDKPKDKPFRARKEEGSERPYKRREDKETSDFKKERGGAKPFRSGNDRKPPGRSGNRKFSDDDRKPYRDKDSDRGDRKPFSRNSDRGERKPFSRDSERGERKPYSRDSDRGERKSYSRDSDRGERKPFSGNTRREGRSSYGENSDRGDRKPFSRNSDRGERKPFSRDSERGDRKPYSRDSERGERKPFSGNTRREGRSSYGENSDRGDRKPFSRNSDRGERKPFSRDSERGERRPFSPRGKEGFRSERPTRSYEEDNFREGIRAGWQSAKLSLSEFDRPEALTYHASCGDGLAFLLKEEVKEAGLEILSDNRGGVFFKGPSKKVRDFCLSSGISSGISFELSSWQDIQGPDDLYEVAAMFPFEKLLSPKTKFRIDAATKDNLQDSRYATYRLKDAIFDRFRAQGLELPEADREEPEVLFYLRSRMNQVKLFVALHAQPLQRRGHGREGGEAPLRETLAQALLRFSGWKPGEALYDPFCGSGTLLIEAALRMRNGGWVNYKSLSRSSIFTRLFGPCKAKEEWDSKEILLFGSDISEDAIELAKKNAKEAGVADLIRWKVASAEELDSDLGFKEGKIVTNPPYGVRLGDKESVSELYSTWGETLKKNFSGSYVALVAGDPSLLGFLKLKSDKEQSVTIAKLKGKLVAYRID
- a CDS encoding iron-containing redox enzyme family protein translates to MKTFREELIDQVKYHPVLTANLWLEEKEEKMEKSDLLLWLKQEYFVSVEFVNWFLNTAALTNFVPSKIVLVQNIWEELGEGKEEDSHVSILGKFLSEMGEVVTGEDMLPETGAYLDLMKRITTTDFYSALGALGPANEYLLKLEYSRMYKSYSDLKSRITLPEGKFFQVNLEADESHSEKMFRLIEDVATDPGKMQKVREGSKLALDARLVFYEGLKKIVSPISL
- a CDS encoding thiolase family protein, with the translated sequence MTSAYVLDSHLSKFGKTDSDYQSLSYDTANHLLKKNPGFVPEFLIFACMAPERYTGEIFLPAKIKEDLGLSSLFAIRSETASSSGASALHLARYLLLSGKFKRGIVIGTEVMSRLPREENNLLLGSVLSSRQRNLAMSMAQGGALTATRYLKDFGYTRKELFRLSKKLHDNGLENKIAHIRKNLSEEEYFSSPIFSSPLCLYDISPLSDGSCALLLETDPARLKKDRKKIEITGTGHGLGNVNGVPGGLSFTASKSAFNQAYAEAGKKPSDIQVAELHDAFTIFEIIAAEDAGLFPQGKALANVAEGITDKRGRLPINPSGGLKTRGHPVGVSGLAQIAELCIFMNENDTDTALGLSIGGLGVNNFATILEAKK
- a CDS encoding HAD family hydrolase; the encoded protein is MDWNPKRVRALAFDVDGTLFSSEGIILETYAEAIRRFSANSQIPIEVPDRERIMLEIGKPVKTIFLNLVPQLQESQRDQISDSVLELLVSKIRQGEGEFYPKVKETVTSLKNKGYQILAASNGRMPYVKTILEVSGILPLFDPIVVLDNETIKTKPDIVAKYIRDYSYSPDEILMIGDRSSDHEAARKNGSPFAFCAYGHAPEGEIPDWEVSLAQLEDLDSIF